One Lactobacillus sp. CBA3606 DNA segment encodes these proteins:
- the murA gene encoding UDP-N-acetylglucosamine 1-carboxyvinyltransferase, producing the protein MEEIVVHGGQRLAGNVHIEGAKNAVLPILAAGLLASSGVTHLTNVPVLSDVFTMNNVLRFLNTKVEFDEINKTVDIDASQPLSAEAPFQYVSKMRASIVVMGPLLARLGHAKVAMPGGCAIGSRPIDLHLKGLSALGAKIERHDGYVEATADQLRGATIYLDFPSVGATQNIMMAATLAEGTTVMENVAREPEIVDLANILNQMGAKVIGAGTETIRIEGVSAMHGCEHSIVQDRIEAGTFMVAAAVTQGDVLIEDAIAEHNKPLISKMREMGVTVTEEAGGIRVIGPLKLKPTSVKTMPHPGFPTDMQPQMTILQLCAQGTSLLTETVFENRFMHLEELRRMNADFKIEGRSVIMYGPTNFNGAQVTATDLRAAAALVIAGLVSRGYTEVTNLKYLDRGYFNFHGKLAKLGAEIERINVPDEAVYALNPDFASETAERA; encoded by the coding sequence ATGGAGGAAATTGTAGTTCATGGCGGTCAACGGTTGGCGGGTAATGTCCATATCGAAGGCGCCAAGAATGCCGTTTTGCCAATTTTGGCAGCCGGTTTATTGGCTAGTTCAGGTGTCACACATTTAACCAATGTGCCGGTGCTATCCGACGTGTTCACGATGAACAATGTCTTACGGTTTTTAAATACTAAAGTTGAATTTGATGAAATTAATAAAACGGTTGATATCGATGCGAGTCAACCGTTATCAGCAGAAGCGCCTTTCCAATATGTCTCAAAAATGCGGGCCTCAATTGTTGTCATGGGTCCATTATTGGCGCGGCTAGGGCATGCTAAAGTTGCCATGCCTGGTGGCTGTGCCATTGGCTCGCGCCCAATTGATTTACACTTAAAAGGGTTAAGTGCCTTGGGAGCCAAAATTGAGCGGCATGATGGTTATGTCGAAGCCACGGCTGATCAATTGCGAGGTGCGACAATTTATTTAGACTTTCCAAGTGTCGGCGCGACGCAGAATATCATGATGGCAGCGACCTTAGCTGAAGGGACGACCGTCATGGAAAATGTTGCGCGCGAACCTGAAATCGTTGACTTAGCCAACATCTTAAACCAGATGGGGGCGAAAGTTATCGGGGCTGGGACCGAGACTATTCGCATTGAAGGCGTATCAGCAATGCATGGGTGCGAACATAGCATCGTGCAAGATCGCATTGAAGCTGGGACTTTCATGGTTGCAGCGGCGGTCACGCAAGGTGATGTGTTAATCGAAGATGCGATTGCGGAACATAACAAGCCCTTGATTTCTAAAATGCGCGAAATGGGTGTAACGGTCACTGAAGAAGCGGGCGGCATTCGGGTGATTGGCCCCTTGAAGCTCAAGCCAACTTCAGTTAAAACCATGCCACATCCTGGTTTTCCAACGGATATGCAACCACAAATGACGATTTTACAGCTCTGTGCTCAAGGAACTAGCTTGCTAACAGAAACTGTTTTTGAAAATCGGTTCATGCATTTGGAAGAGCTCCGGCGGATGAACGCAGATTTTAAAATTGAAGGACGTTCGGTCATCATGTATGGCCCAACTAATTTTAATGGTGCGCAAGTGACGGCGACTGATTTACGGGCCGCTGCAGCCCTAGTCATTGCGGGCTTGGTTAGTCGCGGGTATACTGAGGTCACGAATTTAAAGTATCTTGATCGGGGTTATTTTAATTTCCACGGTAAATTAGCAAAATTAGGCGCTGAAATTGAACGGATTAATGTACCTGATGAAGCGGTTTATGCTTTGAATCCAGATTTTGCGAGTGAAACAGCCGAACGGGCTTAG
- a CDS encoding F0F1 ATP synthase subunit epsilon: MADNANSLTVSIVTPDGQVYESKTPMLIVRTIDGELGILPNHIPMVASLAIDEVRIKQLETDQDDDEIAVNGGFVEFSDNVATIVADSAERQNDIDVARAENARKRAESRIQDAQQKHDDAELARAQVALRRAVNRLHVAHR, encoded by the coding sequence ATGGCTGACAATGCAAACTCATTAACCGTTAGCATCGTAACTCCAGACGGTCAGGTCTATGAAAGTAAAACACCGATGTTAATTGTACGGACGATTGATGGGGAATTAGGGATTTTGCCTAATCACATCCCAATGGTGGCCTCGTTAGCAATTGACGAAGTGCGTATTAAACAACTCGAAACTGATCAGGATGACGACGAAATTGCTGTTAATGGTGGTTTCGTAGAATTCAGTGATAATGTGGCTACAATTGTGGCAGACAGTGCTGAACGTCAAAATGATATCGACGTTGCGCGCGCTGAAAATGCTCGGAAACGAGCAGAAAGTCGGATTCAAGATGCCCAACAAAAGCATGACGATGCTGAGTTGGCGCGGGCCCAAGTCGCTTTGCGACGGGCAGTTAACCGACTACATGTTGCCCATCGTTAA
- the atpD gene encoding F0F1 ATP synthase subunit beta — MSTGKVVQVIGPVVDVEFSLNDKLPDINNALIIHKDGDDTLTVEVSLELGDGVVRTVAMDGTDGLRRGMVVEDTGSSITVPVGKETLGRVFNVLGETIDGGPEFGSDAERDPIHRDAPAYDELTTSTEVLETGIKVIDLLAPYVRGGKIGLFGGAGVGKTVLIQELIHNIAQEHNGISVFTGVGERTREGNDLYFEMKASGVLKNTAMVYGQMNEPPGARMRVALTGLTIAEYFRDVAGQDVLLFIDNIFRFTQAGSEVSALLGRIPSAVGYQPTLATEMGQLQERITSTKKGSVTSIQAVYVPADDYTDPAPATTFAHLDATTNLERSLTEQGIYPAVDPLASSSIALDPSIVGQEHYEVATEVQRVLQRYRELQDIISILGMDELSDEEKTTVSRARRIQFFLSQNFFVAENFTGQPGSYVPIKDTVKGFKEILAGKYDDLPEDAFRQVGKIEDAVEKAKSMATD; from the coding sequence ATGAGTACAGGTAAAGTTGTACAAGTTATTGGACCCGTTGTCGACGTTGAATTCTCTCTAAACGACAAGTTACCTGATATTAATAACGCCTTAATCATTCATAAAGATGGCGACGATACCTTAACGGTTGAAGTTTCGCTAGAATTAGGTGATGGGGTCGTTCGTACTGTCGCGATGGATGGTACGGACGGTTTGCGCCGTGGGATGGTTGTTGAAGACACTGGGTCTTCAATCACAGTTCCCGTTGGTAAAGAGACGTTAGGTCGGGTGTTTAACGTTTTAGGGGAGACCATTGATGGTGGTCCAGAATTCGGTTCAGACGCAGAACGCGACCCGATTCACCGGGACGCACCTGCATACGATGAATTAACAACCAGTACTGAAGTATTGGAAACTGGGATTAAAGTTATTGACCTATTAGCCCCATATGTTCGTGGTGGTAAAATTGGGTTGTTCGGTGGTGCCGGAGTTGGTAAAACCGTTTTAATTCAGGAATTAATTCATAATATTGCCCAAGAACATAACGGGATTTCCGTCTTTACCGGTGTCGGTGAACGGACTCGTGAAGGGAATGACCTTTACTTCGAAATGAAGGCTTCTGGCGTATTGAAGAATACTGCCATGGTGTATGGTCAGATGAATGAACCACCTGGTGCCCGGATGCGGGTTGCCTTGACTGGGTTAACGATCGCGGAATATTTCCGGGACGTGGCTGGTCAAGACGTCTTGTTATTCATCGATAACATTTTCCGGTTTACCCAAGCTGGTTCTGAAGTTTCGGCCTTACTTGGTCGGATTCCTTCAGCCGTTGGTTACCAACCAACCTTGGCAACTGAAATGGGTCAATTGCAAGAACGAATTACTTCAACCAAAAAAGGTTCCGTTACGTCGATTCAAGCGGTTTACGTGCCAGCCGATGATTACACCGACCCTGCGCCCGCAACGACTTTCGCCCATTTGGACGCAACGACTAACTTGGAACGTTCTTTGACTGAACAAGGGATTTATCCCGCTGTTGATCCGTTAGCTTCTTCATCAATCGCCTTGGACCCATCAATTGTGGGCCAAGAACATTATGAAGTTGCCACGGAAGTTCAACGGGTCTTACAACGTTATCGTGAATTACAAGATATCATCTCAATCTTAGGGATGGATGAATTATCTGATGAAGAAAAGACGACGGTCTCACGGGCTCGTCGGATTCAATTCTTCTTGTCACAAAACTTCTTCGTGGCTGAAAACTTTACGGGGCAACCTGGGTCATACGTGCCAATCAAAGATACTGTTAAGGGCTTCAAAGAAATCCTTGCCGGTAAATATGATGACCTACCAGAAGATGCTTTCCGTCAAGTTGGTAAGATTGAAGATGCCGTGGAAAAAGCGAAATCAATGGCAACTGATTAG
- a CDS encoding F0F1 ATP synthase subunit gamma: MAESLMDVKRRIDSTKKTHQITSAMQMVSTSKLNQIQKHTSTYQVYASKVESIVSHLAKAHLMSASAGVPNSNSNTISVSELLAQRPVKRTGLLIITSDRGLVGSYNSNVLKQTNDFMRTHNLDADNAVVLAVGGTGADFYKKNGLNVAYEYRGVSDVPTFTEVREIVKTVTSMYHNEVFDELYVFYNHFINRLSSGFRSVKMLPISEETFAQSEQDNRKAKDSRVDVGPEYEMEPSEEAILSAVLPQYAESLVYGAILDAKTAEHASSSTAMKAASDNAGDLIDKLNLKYNRARQAAITTEITEITGGLVAQE; encoded by the coding sequence ATGGCAGAATCATTAATGGATGTCAAGCGCCGGATTGACTCAACCAAGAAGACCCATCAGATTACGTCCGCAATGCAAATGGTTTCAACGTCTAAGTTGAACCAGATTCAAAAGCATACGAGTACGTATCAAGTGTATGCCTCCAAGGTTGAAAGCATCGTTTCACATCTTGCCAAAGCTCATCTGATGTCAGCGAGCGCTGGTGTGCCAAACAGTAATTCCAATACCATTTCGGTGAGTGAATTATTGGCCCAACGCCCCGTTAAACGCACTGGCTTATTAATCATCACCTCTGATCGAGGGCTTGTGGGAAGCTATAATAGTAATGTCTTGAAACAGACAAACGACTTTATGCGGACTCATAATTTAGATGCTGATAATGCCGTTGTTTTAGCGGTTGGTGGCACTGGTGCGGACTTTTACAAGAAGAACGGCTTAAACGTCGCGTATGAATACCGCGGGGTTTCCGACGTGCCAACTTTTACAGAAGTCCGTGAAATCGTTAAAACAGTCACTTCGATGTACCATAATGAAGTCTTTGATGAACTTTACGTTTTCTATAATCACTTTATCAACCGGTTATCATCCGGATTTCGGTCAGTTAAAATGCTACCGATTTCCGAAGAAACCTTTGCTCAGAGTGAACAAGATAATCGTAAAGCCAAAGACAGCCGGGTTGATGTCGGTCCTGAGTATGAAATGGAACCGTCAGAAGAAGCGATTTTGTCGGCAGTTTTGCCACAATACGCTGAAAGCTTGGTTTATGGTGCAATCTTGGATGCCAAGACTGCGGAACATGCTTCATCGTCAACGGCGATGAAGGCTGCATCAGATAATGCTGGCGATTTAATCGATAAGCTAAATCTAAAATATAATCGCGCTCGTCAAGCTGCTATTACCACTGAAATTACTGAAATCACTGGTGGCTTGGTTGCGCAAGAATAA
- the atpA gene encoding F0F1 ATP synthase subunit alpha, giving the protein MSIKSEEISALIKQQLESYQTELSVAETGTVTYVGDGIARAHGLDNALQGELLEFNNGVYGMVQNLESNDVGIVILGDFDGIREGDTVKRTGRIMEVPVGDAMIGRVVNPLGQPIDGLGEIKTTNTRPIEHKAPGIMQRQSVNEPLQTGIKAIDALVPIGRGQRELIIGDRKTGKTSVAIDAILNQKDQDMICVYVAIGQKDSTVRAQVETLKKYGAMDYTIVVTAGPAEPAPLLYLAPYAGAAMGEEFMFNGKHVLIIYDDLSKQATAYRELSLILRRPPGREAYPGDVFYLHSRLLERAAKLNDELGGGSMTALPIIETQAGDISAYIPTNVISITDGQIFLDSDSFYSGVRPAIDAGASVSRVGGDAQIKAMKSVAGTLRLDLASFRELESFSQFGSDLDAATQAKLNRGQRIVEVLKQPVHSPLKVEEQVMILYALANGYLDKVAIEDIARYQSELFDFVRTSHQDLFDTIVSTKKLPDADQINGALDEFAQQFQPTAAAAK; this is encoded by the coding sequence ATGAGCATTAAATCTGAAGAAATCAGTGCTCTAATCAAACAACAATTAGAAAGTTATCAAACTGAGCTCTCAGTTGCTGAAACTGGTACTGTTACCTATGTTGGTGATGGGATCGCCCGGGCACATGGACTCGATAACGCCTTACAAGGTGAATTACTCGAATTCAATAACGGGGTTTATGGTATGGTACAAAACCTTGAAAGTAACGATGTTGGTATCGTTATTTTAGGGGACTTTGATGGTATTCGTGAAGGCGATACTGTTAAGCGGACCGGTCGCATCATGGAAGTTCCAGTTGGGGACGCCATGATTGGCCGGGTTGTTAATCCTTTAGGTCAACCAATTGATGGTTTAGGCGAAATCAAGACCACGAATACGCGGCCAATTGAACATAAAGCGCCTGGGATTATGCAACGACAATCAGTTAATGAACCCCTCCAAACTGGGATTAAGGCCATTGATGCCTTAGTACCAATTGGTCGTGGTCAACGTGAATTGATTATCGGTGACCGTAAGACTGGGAAAACTTCTGTCGCTATTGATGCTATTTTGAACCAAAAAGACCAAGACATGATTTGTGTCTACGTTGCAATTGGTCAAAAAGACTCAACGGTACGGGCTCAAGTTGAAACCCTTAAGAAGTATGGCGCCATGGATTATACCATCGTCGTCACTGCCGGTCCTGCGGAACCAGCACCATTACTTTACTTGGCACCATATGCGGGTGCTGCAATGGGTGAAGAGTTCATGTTTAATGGCAAGCATGTTTTGATTATCTATGATGATTTATCAAAACAAGCAACCGCTTATCGTGAACTTTCATTGATTCTTCGTCGTCCTCCAGGTCGTGAAGCTTATCCTGGTGATGTTTTCTACTTGCATTCACGGTTACTCGAACGGGCAGCTAAGTTGAATGACGAGTTAGGTGGCGGGTCGATGACGGCCTTACCAATCATTGAAACCCAAGCTGGGGATATCTCAGCTTATATTCCAACGAACGTTATTTCAATTACCGATGGTCAAATCTTCTTGGATAGCGATTCATTCTATTCTGGGGTTCGACCAGCCATTGATGCCGGGGCTTCTGTTTCTCGGGTCGGTGGGGATGCACAAATCAAAGCGATGAAGTCTGTTGCTGGGACATTACGTTTGGATTTGGCTTCTTTCCGTGAATTGGAATCATTCTCACAATTCGGTTCTGACTTGGATGCGGCAACGCAAGCGAAGTTAAACCGTGGGCAACGGATCGTCGAAGTCTTAAAGCAACCCGTTCATTCACCATTAAAGGTTGAAGAACAGGTCATGATTTTGTACGCCTTAGCCAATGGTTATTTGGATAAAGTCGCAATTGAAGATATTGCCCGTTATCAAAGTGAATTATTCGACTTTGTTCGGACCAGTCATCAAGACTTATTTGATACGATTGTTTCAACGAAAAAATTACCAGATGCTGACCAAATCAATGGCGCATTGGATGAATTTGCACAGCAGTTCCAGCCAACCGCTGCCGCTGCTAAGTAG
- the atpH gene encoding ATP synthase F1 subunit delta has protein sequence MSLDNLTIANRYSKALFELAVEKDQTEAFLAELKQLRQVFNENPQLAEVLTGSLLSVDQKQTTLSTLTDQASEYIKNFIQMLYDYGRMANLVAIIDAFEQRYDESHKIVHAEVTSAVELSDEQADAIATAFSKRVGAEKVTLSQKVDPAIIGGVIVKSNNQTFDGSVALQLTNLRRALINN, from the coding sequence ATGAGTCTTGATAATCTTACAATTGCAAACCGATACTCAAAGGCACTCTTTGAGCTTGCAGTTGAAAAAGATCAGACCGAAGCATTCCTGGCTGAATTAAAACAATTACGGCAAGTCTTTAACGAGAACCCGCAATTGGCAGAGGTCCTAACAGGATCATTGCTTTCGGTTGATCAAAAACAGACAACGTTGTCAACTTTGACTGACCAGGCTTCAGAATACATTAAAAACTTTATTCAAATGTTGTATGATTACGGCCGCATGGCGAATTTGGTAGCCATTATCGACGCGTTTGAACAACGTTATGATGAAAGTCATAAGATCGTGCATGCCGAAGTAACGTCGGCGGTCGAGTTGTCAGATGAGCAAGCAGACGCCATTGCAACAGCGTTTTCCAAACGGGTAGGTGCCGAAAAAGTGACCTTGTCACAAAAAGTCGACCCTGCCATTATTGGTGGCGTAATCGTCAAGTCGAACAATCAAACGTTTGATGGCAGCGTCGCGTTACAGTTAACCAACTTACGACGCGCACTCATCAACAATTAG
- the atpF gene encoding F0F1 ATP synthase subunit B, whose product MLSHLIIGASGLYLGDMLFIAISFLVLMAIIAKVAWNPITKMMADRADKIANDIDAAQKSRQTATDLADQRREALSHSRSEASDIVSDAKQSGEKQRASIVTDAQNEATQYKQNARKDIEQERQDALKNVQADVADISVQIASKIIKKQLDPKGQQALINSYIEGLGKHES is encoded by the coding sequence ATGCTCTCGCATTTAATTATCGGTGCATCCGGTTTATACCTAGGCGACATGTTGTTTATTGCGATTAGTTTTTTGGTGTTAATGGCAATTATTGCTAAAGTTGCTTGGAATCCTATCACGAAAATGATGGCTGACCGAGCTGACAAAATTGCTAACGATATTGATGCAGCACAAAAATCACGGCAAACTGCTACTGATTTAGCTGATCAACGGCGCGAGGCTTTATCACATTCACGGAGCGAGGCGAGCGACATTGTCTCAGATGCCAAGCAAAGTGGTGAAAAGCAACGGGCTTCAATCGTTACTGACGCTCAAAACGAAGCGACGCAGTATAAACAAAATGCGCGCAAAGATATTGAACAGGAGCGTCAAGATGCCTTAAAGAACGTCCAAGCTGACGTGGCTGACATTTCTGTTCAGATTGCTTCGAAAATTATTAAGAAGCAATTAGACCCTAAAGGCCAACAGGCATTAATTAATTCGTATATTGAAGGGTTGGGAAAGCATGAGTCTTGA
- the atpE gene encoding F0F1 ATP synthase subunit C, translating to MGALAAGIAMFGAAIGAGIGNGLVISKMLEGMARQPELSGQLRTNMFIGVGLIEAMPIISFVVALMVMNK from the coding sequence ATGGGAGCTCTTGCAGCAGGTATTGCTATGTTTGGTGCCGCGATTGGTGCTGGTATTGGTAACGGTTTGGTTATTTCTAAAATGCTTGAAGGTATGGCCCGTCAACCAGAATTATCTGGTCAATTACGGACTAACATGTTCATTGGTGTTGGTTTAATTGAAGCGATGCCTATCATTTCCTTCGTTGTTGCCTTAATGGTTATGAACAAGTAG
- the atpB gene encoding F0F1 ATP synthase subunit A, whose translation MGDPVPTVKFLGLTFNIANDISVLLTCVIVFLFVFLLSRHIALKPKGGQNVLEWLIEFTNGIVKGSIKGNDASRFGLYAFTLFLFIFVANQIGLLIHVQVGQYTYVKSPTADPIVTLTLSLMTIALAHYAGIAKNGAKTYFKGYLAPFTLFLPLNIFEQFTNFLTLGLRLFGNIFAGEMLLTLISGLTSSNNWFSYIYSFPVELAWQGFSVFIGSVQAFVFVTLTSVYISQQVSPEE comes from the coding sequence GTGGGTGATCCAGTTCCTACGGTCAAATTCCTGGGTCTAACGTTCAATATTGCGAATGACATTTCAGTTTTGCTCACTTGTGTGATTGTATTTCTGTTTGTCTTTTTATTATCGCGACATATCGCGTTGAAACCCAAGGGTGGACAAAATGTGCTGGAGTGGCTCATCGAGTTCACGAATGGCATTGTCAAAGGTTCAATTAAGGGGAATGACGCATCAAGATTTGGTTTATATGCGTTTACGTTATTCCTCTTCATTTTCGTTGCTAACCAAATCGGGCTATTGATTCATGTCCAAGTTGGTCAGTATACGTACGTTAAGAGTCCAACCGCTGATCCGATTGTGACATTAACGTTATCGTTAATGACGATTGCTTTAGCACATTATGCCGGAATTGCGAAAAATGGTGCCAAGACTTATTTTAAGGGCTATTTAGCACCATTCACTTTATTCCTACCGCTTAACATTTTCGAGCAATTTACAAATTTCCTAACGTTGGGATTGCGGTTGTTCGGGAATATCTTCGCCGGTGAAATGTTACTGACCCTGATCAGTGGGTTAACCAGCAGTAATAACTGGTTCAGTTACATTTATTCATTCCCCGTTGAGTTAGCTTGGCAAGGATTTTCAGTCTTTATCGGTAGTGTGCAAGCATTCGTGTTTGTCACCTTGACTTCAGTTTATATTTCTCAACAGGTTTCACCTGAGGAATAG